The genomic DNA ATCCGCCACGCGGGTGTCGAGCACACTCCGCCAGCCGCGCGCGTCGGGCACCTCCGGCAGGGTGACGTTGACCGTGTCGGTGTGGGCGTTCAGCACGATCAGCAGCACCCCGTCGTCCTGCGGCGCGCCGTCCACCCCGGTGTAGGTTCCGGCATGGCCGTTCAGCAGCAGCATGATGCAGCGCGCGTGCCCGTTGCGCCAATCCTCCGCCGATTTCTCGGCCCCTTGCGGCGTGTACCAGACGATGTCCTTCAATCCGTTCGGCGAGGTCCGGCGGCCGTGCAGGAACACCGGACGGCGCAGCACCGGATGGGCTTTGCGAAGGGCGATCAACCGCTTGACGAAGGCCAGCATCGGCCCGCCCTCGCCCTTCAGCCGCGCCCAGTCGAGCCAGGAGGTCTCGTTGTCCTGGCAATAGGCGTTGTTGTTGCCTTTCTGGCTGTGGCCGATCTCGTCGCCGGCCAGCATCATCGGCGTGCCCTGCGACAGGAACAGGGTGGCCAGCAGGTTGCGCTTCTGCTTGGCGCGGGCCTCGCGGATCGCCGGGTCGTCGGTCTCGCCCTCCACCCCGTGGTTCCAGGAATGGTTGGCGGAATGGCCGTCGCGGTTGTCCTCGCCGTTGGCCCAGTTATGCTTGTCGTTGTAGGAGACGAGGTCGTGCAGGGTGAAGCCGTCGTGCGCCGTGACGAAGTTCACCGACGACCAGGGCCGGCGCCCGCGCTTCTCGAACAGGTCCGACGAGCCGGCGATGCGCCCCGCCAGTTCCGGCAGCATGCCGTCGTCGCCCCGCCAATAGCGGCGCACGGTGTCGCGGTAGCGGTCGTTCCACTCCGCCCAGCCCGGCGGGAAGTTGCCGACCTGATAGCCGCCGGGACCAACGTCCCACGGCTCGGCGATCAGCTTGACGTCGGCCAGCGCCGGGTCCTGCCGCACGGCGTCGAGGAAGCCCGAACCGGGGTCGAAGCCATAGGGCTCCCGCGCCAGGACGGTGGCGAGGTCGAAGCGGAAGCCATCGACGTGCATCTCCGTCACCCAGTAGCGCAAGGAGTCCATGACCATCTGGAGGACGCGCGGGTGGCTGAGATTCAGGGTGTTTCCGGTGCCGGTGTCGTTGATGTAGAAGCGCGGGTTGTCGGGCAGCAGCCGGTAGTAGCTGAGGTTGTCGATGCCCTTGAAGGACAAGGTCGGGCCGAGATGGTTGCCCTCGCCCGTGTGGTTGTAGACCACGTCGAGGATGACCTCTATCCCCGCCTCGTGCAGGCGGGCGACCATGGTCTTGAACTCCGACAGCACGCCGGTGGTCATGTAGCGCGGCTCGGGCGCGAAGAAGCCGACGCTGTTGTAGCCCCAGTAGTTGCGCAAGCCCTGCCCAACCAGATGCCGGTCGTCGGCGAAGGACTGCACCGGCAGGAACTCCACCGAGGTGATGCCCAGCGCCTTCAGATAGTCGATCACAGCGTGGGTCGACATGCCGGCGAAGGTGCCGCGCAGCGGGGCCGGCACCTCCGGATGGCGCATGGTGAAGCCGCCGATATGAGTCTCGTAGATGACCGTGTCCGACCAAGGCACCGCCGGGTGCCGGTCGTGGCCCCAGGTGAAGGCGCGGTCGACCACCCGGCACTTCGGCATGCCGCGCGCGTTGTCGCGCCGGTCGAAGGACAGATCCTCGCGCGTCGAGCCGACGCGGTAGCCGTAATGGGCGTCCGACCAGCGGAACGGCCCGAACAGCGCCTTGGCGTAGGGGTCGAGCAGCAGCTTGTTCGGGTTGAAGCGGTGCCCCGCCAGCGGCTCGTAGGGGCCGTGGACCCGGTAGCCGTAGAGCAGGCCGGGCCGGGCCTCCGGCAGATAGCCGTGCCAGACCTCGTCGGTGTGCTCCGGCAGGACGACCCGCTCGACCTCGCGCTGGCCGGTCTGGTCGAACAGGCACAGCTCGACCTTCTCGGCGTGCGCGGAGAACAGGGCGAAGTTGACCCCGAACCCGTCCCAGTTCGCCCCCAGCGGATAGGACTTGCCGGGCCAGACGGCGGTGCGCGTGGCGGTGGAGATGGACATCAGGGCATACTCACCACGGGCACGGACATCGGGCGGAACCGCAAGCGGCTTGCGCCGGGCGCGGCAGGCGACCTAGCCGAAGCGGATAGCCACCTGCTGCAATAAAGGAGCGACGCGCCGGTCGCGTCAAGTGCGGAACGCCGCTCGCCCCTCCTCCCATTGGTCGAAGCGCGCCCCCTACCCCGCCTTACGCTCCAGCACCAGCGTACCCAGCGGCGGCAGGGTCAGGGTGATGGAATGCGGACGGCCATGCCATTCCGTCTCCTCGCTCGCCACGCCGCCGGCATTGCCGACGCCGCTCCCGCCATATTCCGGGGCGTCGGTGTTCAGCACCTCCTCGTAGCGGCCCGGCAGGGTGACGCCGACGCGGTAGCCGTCGCGCGGCATCGGGGTGAAGTTGCAGACCACGACCACATGGTGCTCCGGATCCTCTCCGCTCTTGCGCAGGAACGCGAGGACGGAGTTGTCGCTGTCGTTGGCCTCGATCCATTCGAAGCCCGCCGGGTCGCAGTCGGTCTGGTGCAGCGGCTTCAGCCCGCGGTACATGCCGTTCAGGTCGCGCACCAGCGCGTGAAGCCCATGGTGCAGCGGCTCCTCCAGCAGGTGCCAATCCAGGCTGCGCGCCTCGCTCCACTCGCGCCACTGGCCGAACTCGCCGCCCATGAACAGCAGCTTCTTGCCGGGATGGGCGAACATGAAGCCGTAATAGGCGCGCAGGTTGGCGAACTTCTGCCAGTCGTCGCCCGGCATCTTGTTGATGAGCGAGCCTTTGCCGTGAACCACCTCGTCGTGGCTGAGCGGCAGGACGAAGTTTTCCGAGAACTGGTAGATCAGGCCGAAGGTGAGCTGGTGGTGGTGGTAACGGCGGTGGATGGGGTCCTTCGCCATGTACTCCAGCGTGTCGTGCATCCAACCCATGTTCCACTTGTAGCCGAAGCCCAAGCCCCCGAGATAGACGGGCCGCGACACCGCCGGCCAAGCCGTGGATTCCTCGGCCACCGTCATGATCCCTTGGTGGTGGCCGTAGGTCAGCTCGTTCATCCGCTTCAGGAAGGCGATGGATTCCAGGTTCTCGCGCCCGCCGAAGCGGTTGGGAACCCACTCGCCGGCCTTGCGGCTGTAATCGAGGTAGAGCATGGAGGCCACGGCATCGACCCGCAGCCCGTCCAGACGGTAATGCTCCAGCCAGAACAGCGCGTTGCCGAGCAGGAAGTTCTGCACCTCCGTCCGGCCGAAATTATAGATCAGCGTGTTCCAGTCCTGGTGATAGCCCTGGCGCGGGTCGGCGTGCTCGTAGAGGTGCGTGCCGTCGAACCAGCCCAGCCCGTGCGGGTCAGTCGGGAAGTGGCCGGGCACCCAATCGAGCAGCAGCCCGATCCCCGCCGCGTGGCAGGCGTCCACGAAATACTTGAAGTCCTCCGGCGTGCCGTGGCGGCTGGTCGGCGCGTACATGCCGATCGGCTGGTAGCCCCAGGAGCCGTCGAAGGGATGCTCGGTGATCGGCAGCAATTCGATGTGGGTGAACCCGAGATCCTTGACGTAGGGCACCAGCCGCTCGGCCAGCTCCCGGTAGGTCAGGAAGCGGTCGCCCTCCTCCGGCACCCGCGCCCAGGAGCCGAGATGGACCTCGTAGATGGAGATCGGCGCGGTCAGGTCGGCGCTGGCGGAGCGGGTCCGCTGCCACTCGGCATCCTGCCAGTCGTAGGACGGCAAGCCGTGCACCACGGAGGCGGTCTGGGGGCGGAACTCGGCCTGGAAGGCGTAGGGATCGGACTTCAGCGGCAGCAGATCGCCGCCCGCCCCCTTGATCTCGAACTTGTAGCGTTGGCCGACGGTGGCGTGGGGCACGAAAATCTCCCACACGCCGGCTTCCGTCCGCTTGCGCATGGGCAGGCGACGACCGTCCCAGTCGCAGAAATCGCCGACGACGCTGACCCGCCGGGCGTTGGGCGCCCAGACGGCGAAGGCCACGCCGGCCACGCCGTCGATTTCCCGCGGGTGGGCGCCCAGCCGCTCGAAGCTCTTGAGGTGCGTGCCCTCGGCCAGCAGATGGATGTCCAGCTCGCCCAGGACGGACCAGAAGCGGTAAGCGTCCTCGAACTCCACCGTCGCCAGCGGGAACTGGACGCGCAGGCGGTAGCGGAAGGGCTCCTTGCGGTCGCTCAGGACGGCGACGAAGAAGCCCTCGCCATGGACCTTGTCGGCCTCGCCCACCGGGTCGCCGGACGCGCTGTCGACCACCCAGAGCTTCTCCGCGCCGGGGATGAAGGCGCGGACCTCGACGGGCTGGTCCTTGCCGGTCTGGTGCATGCCCAGGATCGCGAAGGGATCACCGTGGTCGGCGTGGACGATGGCCTCGATGCCGCCGCTCAACGGCGACGCGGCCTTCGGCGACGCTTCCTGCGCCTTGGCACGGTTTCCCGTTCGGATGTCGTTCGGCATCGGCTGACTTTCCCCTTACCCTTGCTCGTTCTTGGGGTGTGAACATAGCGCCGGGGCGTTTGTCACACCACGCCCGCGGCGTCCTATGTCCCGCATCGGGTTTCGCCTCAGGACTCGCCGTCCAAAAGCCCCAGCACGCCCTTCACCGGAATGCCGATCCAGTTCGGCCGGTTGGCGGCCTCGTAGGCGATCTCGTAGAGCGCCTTCTCCATCAGGAACAGCGCCAGCAGGCGACGGTCGGCGGCGGCACCGTCCGGCACGTCCGGGCAGGCCGCCATGGCGGCTCGGTAGGCCTCCAGGAAGCTCTGCATGCTGCGCCGCTCCCAATCGAGCGCCGCCTCCATCACCGCGCCGGCCTCCTCCAGCGCGCCCGTCTCGTCGATCCGGAACAGCGCCGCCCAGGTGGCGTAGTTGAAGGAGCGCAGCATCCCCGCCACGTCGCGCAGCGGGCTGTGCTTGGCCCGGCGCTCCTCCAGGGACTTCGCCGGCTCGCCCTCGAAGTCGATGATGTACCAGTCGTTCTGGGCGCGCAGCACCTGCCCCAGGTGATAGTCGCCGTGGATGCGCGTCTTGTCGCCCTGCGGCGGCGTGTCGGCCAGTTCGGCCAGACGGTTCATCACGTCGGCGCGGCGGGCCAGCAGCGATTCCGCCTGCTCGCGCACGGCGGGGGCCAGACGGTCCAGCGCGCCGGGCAGCGCGGCGAAGGCGGCCTCGGCCTGACGGCGGGCGGCCTCGCCCCAGCCCTTCAGGTCGTCGGCGGTGACCGGCTCCGGATCGAAGGCCGGATCGCCGGTCCGCTTCGCCAGCGCGCAGTGGAGTTCCGCCGTGCGCTGGCCGAGCGTCGCCATCATGGCGGCGTGCATGCCGAAGGGTTCGCCCTCGGTCGGCTCCTCCGGGTCGTGGGCGAGGCCGAGACGGATGTCGTCCAGGTCGCGCACCAGTGAGTCGACGGTGCTGCTCCAGCCGTCGCCCTGGTTGCGAACGAAGCCTTGGAGCACGAACAGCGCGGTCGGCGTGCCGTCCTCCGCCACATGCTCGACGGAGCCGAGCAGCCGCGGCGTGTTCTGGAAGCCCGCCACCTCGGTCAGGAAGCGCCCGACCTCGATCTCCGGATGGGCACCGGGGGTCAGGCGGCGGAACGCCTTCAGCACGGCCTGGCTGCCGACCAGAATGGAGCTGTTGCTCTGCTCCACGCCGAGGCGGCGGATCTCCGTGTCGTCGTCCACCACGAGGTCGGCCATGCAGGCCGTTGGCGAGAAGCGCAGGTGCCCATGCGAGGCCGGGATTTCCCGCCCCTCGCGCAGGGCGGTCAGCAGGCTGCGGGTGAAAGCGTCGGCCTGCATGGCGTCGTAAATGGCACCGGTACGCGGGCCGCGCCGGGCCTTGGCCAGCGTGAAGGGAAGCAGCGGCCAGCCGGTGTTGCCGGCGTTCTCCTCCCAACTCATGGCGAGCGGAAGGAAGTAGGACTGCGTGCCGCCGCCGGACAGCTCGACCTCGGTGTGGAGCATCATGAAGCCGTCGCCCGGCCCGTCCAGCCGCGCGGACACCGGGACATGCGCGCGCTCGATCCGGCGGTCCTTGGCGGCGAACCAGCGCTGCTGCGGCAGGTAGGCCTGCAGGATGTCGCGCGCCAGCTCGGCCTCGGCGCGCCCGCTGATCAGGCTCTTCCAGCCGTCGCGCACCACCACGGTCAGCAGGTCGGGCACCGGCTCCGGCATCGTCTCGTGCCAGGAAGGCAGCGCCGCCTCGGCGGCCAGCGCGAACCAGTAGAAGCCGTAGGCCGGGATGGTCAGCAGATAAGGCAGATCGCCGACCGGCGGGAAGACCGTGCGGCCCAGCATCTCCACCGGCACGCGGCCGCGGAACTGCTTGAGGTCCAACTCCACCGCCTGGGCGGAGCGGGACAGGTTGGCCACGCAGAGGATGACCTCGTCGCCCTCCTCCGTCGAATGGCAGCGCAGATAGGCCAGGACCTTGCGGTTGCCCGGATAGAGGAGCTGGAAGCTGCCGCGCCCGAAGGCCTTGTGCTGCTGGCGCACGGCGATCAGCCGCTTCATCCAGTTCAGCAGAGACGACGGGCTGCGCTGCGCCGCCTCGACGTTGATGGCCTGGAAGCCGTAGATCGGGTCCTGGATCGCCGGCAGGTACAGCCGCGCCGGGTCGGCGCGCGAGAAGCCGCCGTTGCGGTCGGGCGACCACTGCATCGGCGTGCGCACGCCGTCGCGGTCGCCGAGATAGATGTTGTCGCCCATGCCGATCTCGTCGCCGTAATAGAGCACCGGCGTGCCCGGCATGGACAGCAGCAGGCTCTTCAGCAGCTCGATCTTGCGGCGGTCGTTCTGGAGCAGCGGGGCGAGGCGCCGCCGGATGCCCAGGTTGATCCGCATCCGCCGGTCGGCGGCGTAGAAGTCCCAGAGATAGTCCCGCTCGCGGTCGGTCACCATCTCCAGCGTCAGCTCGTCATGGTTGCGCAGGAAGATGGCCCACTGGCACTCGTCCGGGATGTCCGGGGTCTGGCGCATGATGTCGGCGATGGGGTGCCGGTCCTCCATGGCGACGGCCATGTAGATGCGCGGCATCAGCGGGAAGTGGAAGGCCATGTGGCATTCGTCGCCGCCCTTCTCCAGATCGCCGAAATAGGGCAGCACGTCCTCCGGCCACTGGTTCGCCTCGGCCAGCAGCATGCGGTCGCCGTAGCCCTTGTCGATCTCCGTGCGGATCGCCTTCAGGACGTCGTGGGTTTCCGGCAGGTTCTCGTTGTTGGTGCCCTCGCGCTCCTTCAGGTAGGGCACGGCGTCGAGCCGCAGCCCGTCCACCCCCATGTCCAGCCAGAAGCGCATGACGTTCAGCACCTCCTGAAGGACCTTCGGGTTGTCGAAGTTCAGGTCGGGCTGGTGCGAGTAGAAGCGGTGCCAGAAATAGGCCTGCGCCTCGGAATCCCAGGTCCAGTTGGACTTTTCCGTGTCGCAGAAAATGATGCGGGTGCCCTGATACTTCTGGTCGGTGTCGGACCAGACGTAGAAATTGCGGTGGTTCGATCCCGGCTTGGCCAGACGGGCGCGCTGGAACCACGGATGCTGGTCGGAGGTGTGGTTGATGACCAGCTCCGTGATCACGCGCAGGCCGCGGTCGTGGCACTCGCGCAGGAACCGCTTGAAGTCCTGAAGATTGCCGTAGGACGGGTTGACCGCCTTGTAGTCGGCGATGTCGTAGCCGTCGTCGCGCAACGGCGAGGGGTAGAAGGGCAGCAGCCACAGCGTGGTGACGCCAAGCTCCTGGATGTAGTCGAGCTTCTGCGTGAGGCCGGCGATGTCGCCGATGCCGTCGTTGTCGGCGTCGTAGAACGCCTTCACGTGAAGCTGATAGATGACCGCGTCCTTGTACCAGAGCGTGTCGTTCCGATCGATCCGGCCGTTGTCCGAGTTCTTCATACCGCCCCGTCGCTCCGCTGGTCTGGTGGAGCGGGGTCGCCGCACGGGCGGGGAATCCCGCGCCCATCCGGCAGCCGCGCCACATCATAAACCAGTTAGAGTTGGGTCCGTTCCACGGCAAAGGCAACGTTGGACGCGAAACCTGCGATGGCGGACCACCATCGGAGGCGGTGCCGGACTCAGGCGGAGGCCCGCTTCCGCTTGATGTTTGGGGTGAGGCTGCGGTAGACGCCCTGATCCTCTTCGATGAAATGGACGATCAGGCGGTGCTCGACCCAGTTGGTCAGTTCGTTGGGCGTGCAGAAGACGACGCCGTACGGCCCCTCGAACCGCAGGGCCAGCAGTTCCTCGGTGATCTGCCGGTGTAACCGCTTGTGCTTCTCGACGACGGCGCTCTTGGCGTCGATCCAGAACTGTTCCTCGTCGGAGAAATGCTCCTCCGTGTACTTCACCAGGGCGGCGAAGGCGTTCTGGATGATCTTGTAGCCCTGCCCCGCCGCGACCGCCATGTGCAACAGCCCGGCCAGTTCCAGAAGGGTCCGGTGCTGCTCGTCGATGGACTCGTTTCCAACCGTGTATTCGGACTTCCACGGGAAGCGGGCGGATGGCTGCATGGGGGGCCTGCCGGCGAACGGCTGTGCTGAAGGTGTGAGGACGCCGCAAGATAGCACCCCGAACCGCCCGCCGGGGTCGGACAACTTGCCGCAAATCGAGTCTCCGCCCGGCGCGATGAATACAATTTTCGGCAAATTATCACGAAGGCGTCGGATCAGCCTTTCACCGGCTTCGCCATGTAAGTCATGCCGCCGCCGTAGGAGGCGAGCTTGGCCGCCAGCCCAGCCCCGCCATCATGGGGCAGGAATCCTTGCGCGTCCCAGAAGGCCCGCGCGCCGGGGGTGGAGGTCAGGGCCAGCCAGCGAAACCCCTGCCGCGCCGCCAGCGCGTTCATGCGCTCCAGCGCCGCCACGCCCAACCCCAGCCCCCGTGCCGCGGGCAGCAGGGCGACGTCGTGCAGATAGAGGCAGTCCGGCATCTCCGGCAACGCGCCGAGCGGCGAATCGAGGGGCGGCGGAACGCCCAGCCGGCCCGGATGCATGACGATGTAGCCGATGCAGGATCCGTCCGCTTCCGCCCCGGCGGTTTCCGCCCTAAAAACGTCCGCCATGGCGCAGCCGTCCGGGTAGAGGGCCAAACGCTCGGCAAAGACGGCGCGATCCTCCGGGTAATCGGGGTGCACGACCTCGGCGATGGACATCACACGGTCCAGGTCAGCCGCTTCCATGGCGCGCCAAGCCGCGTTCATCCGCATTCTCCCATCCTCCCCGCCCTTTCCAGCCTTCCAGCCCACCATCCGGGCGCGCTATGGTGACCGTTCGCACACCAGCCGACCGGAGGACCACCCATGACCGACACCGCCGCGGCGAGCCTGCTGCCCAAGGTGCGGACCATCGCCCACGAAGCGGGTCAGGTGATCCTGCGCTTCTACAACGACGGCATCGACGCCGCCACAAAGGTCGACGGCAGTCCGGTCACCCAGGCCGATCTAGCCGCCGAGCATGTCATCACCCCGGCCCTTCACCACATCGCCCCCGGCATTCCGGTTGTCGCGGAGGAGGCCGTGGCCGCCGGGCACCGGCCGGACATCTCCGGCGGACGTTTCTGGCTGGTCGATCCGCTGGACGGAACCAAGGAATTCATCAGCCGCAACGGCGAGTTCACCGTCAACATCGCCCTGATCGACGGCGGGCGCCCGGTCCTGGGTGTCGTCTACGCGCCGGCCACGGGTGACCTCTACGCCGCCTGCGGGGCGGGCACAGCGGTTCATTGGGTGGAGGGCCGCCACGACTACCCGATCCAGGTCCGCAAGCCGCCGCCCGACGGCCTGACCGTGGTCGCCAGCCGTTCCCATGGCAGCGGCAGCGAACTGGACGGCTTCCTCGCCGGCTACACGGTGAAAAACCGGGTGACCTGCGGCAGCTCCCTGAAATTCTGCACGGTGGCGTCGGGCAAGGCCGACCTCTACCCCCGCTTCGGCCCGACCAGCGAGTGGGACACCGCCGCCGGCCACGCCATCCTCGCCGCCGCCGGCGGGCGGGTGGAGCAGCCCGACGGCTCGCCCTTCCTCTACGGCAAGGCCGACATCGTGAATCCCCATTTCGTTGCGTATGGATGGTGACGACGCTGTGTGACGCGGCCGTCGCGGTGCTGACCACCGCGGCGCCGCTGGAGAAGGTGCGCCTGACGCGGGAGTACGCTGCGGCGTGGCGCGATGGACGCATCGCCGGGTTCGGCAACCTGCTCCCGCCGGAGCGCCCCGCCCGCCCGGAGCGCCCGCCGCTGATGCTGCCCCGCGACATGCCCAAGCGCGGGCGCGGCGGCAGCGCGCAGAACCGCCTCGCCCTGCTGCACGCGCTGGCCCACATCGAGCTGAACGCCATCGACCTCGCCTGGGACATCGTGTGCCGCTTCGTCGGCGAGGGGATGCCCAAGGGCTTCACCGACGACTGGGTGCAGGTCGCCGACGACGAGGCCCGGCATTTCCAGATGCTGGAGGAGCGGTTGAACCAGCTCGGTTCCGGCTACGGTGAGTTGCCGGCCCATGACGGGCTGTGGCAGGCGGCGACCACCACCGCCCACGACCTCGCCGCCCGGCTGGCCGTGGTGCCGATGGTGCTGGAGGCGCGCGGGCTCGACGTGACCCCGGAAACCGTCCGCCGCCTGCGCGAGTTCGGTGACGCCGAGAGCGCCACCCTGCTCCAGGTCATCCATGACGAGGAGATCACCCACGTCGCCGCCGGACGCCGCTGGTTCGGCCATCTCTGCGCCAAGCGTGGCGTGGACCCGGTGGAGACGTGGCAGGATCTGGTGAAGCGGTATTTCCGCGGCGGCCTGAAGAAGCCCTTCAACGTGACCAGCCGCCAAGCCGCCGACTTCGGCCCGGAATTCTACGAGCCAATCGCGGAGTGAGGGGGACTTTCACCTCCACGCCTGTTCCTTCTCCCCCCTGGGGAGAAGGTTAGGATGAGGGGGCGCCACAGGCGACCTGCTTACCAATCGGTTTCCTGATCCGCCCTGACGGAGCGCCCCCTCACCGGCTCTCAGCGGATGCCAGAGGCATCCGCCTGCCGCCGTCAGCGTTGGCCTCTGGCCAACGCGAGAGGCCCTTCGGGCCACCCTCTCCCCAGAGGGGCGAGGTTTATTATTCCCTACCCCCGCAACAGCTTCGGGTTGGCGATGCACAGCCGGGCCTGGACGATCTCCTCCAGGCACTCCATCAACACGTCCTGGCCGTCGTGGTCGAAGTCGCCCGCGGCGATCTCGATGCACAGCCGGTGCTGAAGGGCCTCCACCCGCCGGCGCAGGTCGGCGCCGGACAGGCTGTCGTCGGCGTCCTCGCCGTAGAGCAGGGCCAGCGCCGCCAGCATGGCGTGACCGGCCTCGTCCGCGCCGGCCAGTTCGCGTTGCACGATGCCGAGCGCGTTGGCGATCATCAGCGCCGTGTAGCGCTGGGCCGGCGGGATGTGGGGAAGCAGGTCGGTCCGGAAGGTGTCCGCGACGATGCTCAGCAGTTCCTGGGCGTCGGGGCTGGTGCGCATCAGGCGACCCTCTCTTCGTCAGCATCACCCGACGTCTCGACACCCACCGCCGCCGGGGAAGAGGCCGTCAGCCCCAGCCCATGGATGTGGCGCAACAAATCCAACTCGATCTCCGGCAGCATCCGCCCGGTCAAAGCCAGCTCCAGCGACGGCTCCTCCCCTGACGTGTGGCGGCGCCCCTGGAGGACGGCGATGGCGGCCCAACGCATGTAGGCGGCGGTTTCCCAATAGGCGACCGCCTGCGGGTCCACCCGGCGGCCGGAGGTCTCCTCGTAACCGGCGTAGAAGTCCTCCCGCCCGGCCAAGCCGCCGGCCTCGCGGTCGTGGCGCCCGAACCGCCAGGAGCGGGCGCAGAACCAGCCGAGATCCTCCATGGGATCGCTGAATCCCGCGAACTCCCAGTCCAGGATGGCGGTCAGCCCGCCGTCCTTCACCAGATAGTTCCCAGTGCGGTAGTCGCGATGGCACAGCACCAGATCGCCCGGCGGCGGCGCGTGGATCTCCAGCCAGCGCAGCCCCCAGGCCAGAACGGCGTCGCGCAAGGCCAGATCGCCCAGCCAGTCGCGGTAGGCGTGGACGCAGTCGAGCGCCGGCGATGCGGCCGGCACCGGCAGATCCTCCAGCCCCGGCGTGTCCGGCCCGGCCTTGTGGAGGCGGCCGAGTTGCCGGCCAAGCTCGCGGGCGAGTCCG from Azospirillum brasilense includes the following:
- a CDS encoding DUF6285 domain-containing protein, with translation MRTSPDAQELLSIVADTFRTDLLPHIPPAQRYTALMIANALGIVQRELAGADEAGHAMLAALALLYGEDADDSLSGADLRRRVEALQHRLCIEIAAGDFDHDGQDVLMECLEEIVQARLCIANPKLLRG
- a CDS encoding phosphotransferase family protein; the encoded protein is MSALIDGESRPRLETWLAGATGATRVAVADEGTLGGGAISLNLAVTLDIDGGPQAGRHACVLRAQPGGGAAASGMKASISKAQEFAVLRAAFGAGVAAPEPIAACGDPAVLGADFYIMRRAEGIGAGHKVVKADQPQRGLARELGRQLGRLHKAGPDTPGLEDLPVPAASPALDCVHAYRDWLGDLALRDAVLAWGLRWLEIHAPPPGDLVLCHRDYRTGNYLVKDGGLTAILDWEFAGFSDPMEDLGWFCARSWRFGRHDREAGGLAGREDFYAGYEETSGRRVDPQAVAYWETAAYMRWAAIAVLQGRRHTSGEEPSLELALTGRMLPEIELDLLRHIHGLGLTASSPAAVGVETSGDADEERVA